One genomic segment of Sanyastnella coralliicola includes these proteins:
- a CDS encoding type B 50S ribosomal protein L31, with protein sequence MKEGIHPDNYRFVIFKDVSNNYSFLGKSTAASKETETWEDGNEYPVIKLEISHKSHPFYTGKVTFVDTAGRIDKFRNKYAKWQKKDEKKEEEG encoded by the coding sequence ATGAAAGAAGGCATTCATCCAGATAATTACCGTTTTGTCATCTTCAAGGATGTAAGTAACAACTACAGCTTCCTTGGGAAGTCAACGGCTGCATCGAAAGAAACTGAAACTTGGGAGGATGGAAATGAATATCCAGTGATTAAATTGGAAATCAGCCACAAGTCTCACCCATTCTACACTGGTAAAGTAACATTCGTAGATACTGCAGGACGTATTGACAAGTTCCGCAACAAGTACGCGAAGTGGCAGAAGAAAGACGAAAAGAAAGAAGAAGAAGGTTAA
- the ribB gene encoding 3,4-dihydroxy-2-butanone-4-phosphate synthase, whose translation MKKELDSIESAIEAIRNGEVIIVVDDEDRENEGDFLIASRSVTPEIINFMATHGRGLICAPLVESRCDELGLELMVNKNSAQFETPFTVSVDLVGHGTTTGISASDRSKTVQALINPDTKPEELGKPGHIFPLRAKEGGVLRRAGHTEAAIDFARLAGFEPAGVIVEIMNEDGTMARLPELLEIADKHDLKLVSIADLIAYRLEHDSLIERGKVVDLHTEFGDFKLISYRQITTDSEHLALVKGHWTADETIPVRVHSSSMVGDIFNALNIGKGQQLRQAMRMINEEGRGVLVYINHLNKGEGLMNEIEAIAGMSEEGGQGVMDSKDYGIGAQILRDLGVQNMKLLSNTPNRRKNITVFGLKIVDTIPLS comes from the coding sequence ATGAAAAAAGAACTAGATAGCATTGAATCAGCGATCGAAGCCATCCGAAATGGCGAAGTGATCATTGTAGTAGATGATGAGGACCGTGAGAACGAAGGCGACTTCTTGATCGCGAGTCGTTCAGTAACACCTGAAATCATCAACTTCATGGCTACTCATGGTCGTGGATTAATTTGTGCGCCACTTGTAGAGTCTCGTTGTGATGAGCTTGGACTAGAACTTATGGTCAACAAGAACAGTGCACAGTTCGAAACCCCTTTTACGGTATCCGTTGATTTGGTTGGACATGGAACGACCACAGGTATTTCTGCCAGTGATCGCAGTAAGACAGTTCAGGCATTAATCAATCCAGATACCAAGCCGGAAGAGCTGGGTAAACCAGGACACATCTTCCCGCTTCGGGCAAAAGAAGGTGGTGTTTTGCGCCGTGCCGGACATACGGAGGCAGCAATTGACTTCGCACGTCTTGCTGGCTTCGAACCAGCGGGAGTGATTGTTGAGATCATGAACGAAGACGGTACCATGGCACGTTTGCCAGAACTACTTGAAATCGCCGATAAGCACGACTTGAAACTCGTGAGCATCGCTGATCTCATTGCTTACCGCTTAGAACATGATTCATTGATCGAACGTGGGAAGGTAGTTGACCTTCATACAGAGTTCGGAGACTTCAAACTGATCTCTTACCGTCAGATTACCACTGATAGCGAACACCTCGCCTTGGTTAAGGGGCATTGGACAGCTGACGAAACAATCCCAGTACGTGTACATTCAAGTAGCATGGTTGGAGACATTTTCAATGCATTGAACATTGGAAAAGGCCAACAACTACGTCAAGCAATGCGCATGATCAACGAAGAAGGTCGTGGGGTGTTGGTTTACATCAACCACCTCAACAAAGGTGAAGGCTTGATGAATGAAATTGAGGCCATTGCTGGAATGAGCGAAGAAGGTGGACAAGGGGTGATGGATTCCAAAGACTACGGTATTGGAGCGCAAATCTTGAGAGACCTTGGAGTTCAGAACATGAAGCTTCTGAGCAACACTCCAAACAGAAGAAAAAACATTACGGTCTTTGGACTGAAGATTGTGGATACCATTCCTCTTTCATAA
- the def gene encoding peptide deformylase: MTLPIVAYGDPVLKKKAEEIDEKYPDLDKLLENMFETMYAASGVGLAAPQIGLSIRLFIVDGTPFAEGEDGDPACEDFKRVFINPIIFEETGEEWGFEEGCLSIPNIREEVKRKSTLKIEYYDENWDLYEEELSGIPARIVQHEYDHIEGVLFTDKISPLKRTLLTGKLSDISKGNVDVGYKMRFPKLKRK; this comes from the coding sequence ATGACACTCCCGATTGTCGCGTACGGAGATCCCGTGCTTAAAAAGAAGGCTGAAGAGATTGATGAGAAGTATCCAGATCTCGATAAACTGCTCGAGAACATGTTTGAAACCATGTATGCAGCAAGTGGAGTAGGGCTAGCTGCGCCACAGATTGGACTTTCGATTCGCCTGTTCATTGTTGACGGTACTCCTTTTGCTGAAGGAGAAGACGGCGATCCGGCATGTGAAGATTTTAAGCGCGTATTTATTAACCCAATCATCTTTGAAGAGACCGGAGAAGAATGGGGCTTCGAAGAAGGCTGCCTATCCATTCCGAACATTCGGGAGGAAGTAAAGCGTAAATCAACCTTGAAGATTGAGTACTACGACGAGAATTGGGACTTATATGAAGAAGAACTTTCTGGAATCCCAGCGCGCATCGTGCAACATGAGTATGATCATATTGAAGGTGTATTGTTTACAGATAAGATTAGTCCGCTAAAGAGAACTTTGCTGACTGGCAAGCTTTCTGATATCAGCAAAGGAAATGTGGATGTAGGTTACAAAATGCGATTCCCAAAACTGAAGCGAAAATGA
- a CDS encoding tetratricopeptide repeat protein, translating into MKRTLILLSALFFIACGGGNEADPKETSLDDQAQERIELITEMEETVAADKARQDVESRQRLLVAYADFANKFNQNSMTPEYLFRAGKLANEMGKSRRAIEYLTNLHDGFPNYEKRTEAAFLVGFIYENMLNDREMAQRAYEKVIEFYPESHWAGEAQASIELLYLTDEQKIAKFKKQNQQE; encoded by the coding sequence ATGAAAAGAACATTGATCCTTTTAAGTGCGCTCTTCTTCATAGCTTGTGGAGGAGGAAACGAAGCAGACCCAAAAGAAACTTCATTGGATGATCAAGCGCAAGAACGCATTGAATTGATCACTGAAATGGAGGAGACTGTAGCCGCTGACAAAGCACGTCAAGATGTGGAGTCGCGTCAACGTTTGCTCGTGGCGTATGCCGATTTCGCAAATAAATTCAACCAGAACTCAATGACACCAGAGTACTTGTTCCGCGCAGGTAAACTGGCCAATGAAATGGGGAAGTCACGTCGTGCTATCGAATACCTAACAAACTTGCATGATGGATTCCCGAACTACGAGAAACGCACAGAGGCTGCCTTCCTTGTTGGATTCATTTATGAGAACATGCTTAATGATCGTGAAATGGCGCAGCGCGCTTATGAAAAGGTGATTGAGTTTTACCCTGAAAGTCACTGGGCTGGCGAGGCGCAGGCTTCGATTGAGTTGCTTTACTTGACAGATGAGCAAAAGATTGCGAAATTCAAGAAGCAAAATCAACAAGAATGA
- a CDS encoding YbjQ family protein has translation MIVSSTDSVPGREIEEAVGIARGSTVRARNAGRDIMASLKSIVGGEIKEYTKLLADARESAVQRMCEDASRMGADAVVNVRFTTSAVMQGAAEILAYGTAVKLK, from the coding sequence ATGATCGTCAGTAGCACAGACTCAGTTCCGGGAAGAGAAATAGAAGAAGCAGTAGGTATAGCACGTGGTAGTACAGTTCGAGCTCGAAATGCCGGACGTGATATCATGGCTTCCTTAAAAAGCATCGTCGGTGGTGAAATCAAGGAATACACAAAACTGCTTGCTGACGCCCGAGAATCTGCTGTGCAACGCATGTGCGAAGACGCCAGTCGCATGGGAGCCGATGCAGTGGTAAACGTTCGCTTCACTACAAGTGCTGTAATGCAAGGTGCTGCTGAGATCTTGGCCTATGGAACGGCCGTGAAACTCAAGTAG
- a CDS encoding alkane 1-monooxygenase, with protein sequence MKIRAVKYLAVFTLPLTAAIAFTSYGWLTFLPVIYAFGFVPLVEVFLQPRPKNLSDSERELVKIDRIYDLLLYLMVPTQYAFVVWFLFAIAEDGLTVTEITGRIMSLGMLCGVIGINVAHELGHRPKATEQGMAKLLLLSSLYTHFFIEHNRGHHARVATHDDPATARKNELIYIFWFRSVIMSWVHAWGLEHTRLTRAGEKVLSLKNEMIVFTIVQVLMVAIIALAFSLTVAVYFVIAAIMGMLLLETVNYIEHYGLKRDQRENGRFERVMPWHSWNSNHVYGRILLFELTRHSDHHYKASKPYQLLDHMEEAPQLPTGYPGMMLLSLLPPVFFAIMNPKVEKLSLKNR encoded by the coding sequence ATGAAGATTCGCGCAGTCAAGTATCTGGCGGTATTCACATTACCGCTTACAGCCGCAATAGCCTTTACATCCTACGGTTGGTTGACCTTCCTTCCCGTCATCTACGCCTTTGGATTCGTTCCGTTGGTGGAGGTATTCCTTCAACCCCGTCCGAAGAACTTAAGTGATTCCGAACGTGAGTTGGTCAAAATCGATCGTATTTATGACCTGCTCTTGTACCTGATGGTGCCTACCCAATATGCATTTGTAGTGTGGTTTCTATTCGCTATCGCGGAAGATGGCCTCACCGTTACGGAGATTACCGGTCGTATCATGTCACTGGGTATGCTCTGCGGAGTAATTGGAATCAATGTAGCCCATGAACTGGGGCACCGACCGAAAGCGACGGAACAAGGAATGGCGAAGTTGCTATTGCTGTCGTCTCTTTACACGCACTTCTTTATAGAGCATAACCGAGGTCATCACGCGAGAGTGGCAACCCATGACGATCCGGCTACGGCGCGCAAGAACGAGTTGATTTACATTTTCTGGTTCAGAAGCGTCATCATGTCTTGGGTTCACGCTTGGGGGCTTGAGCATACTCGACTCACTCGAGCAGGGGAGAAGGTGCTTTCGTTGAAGAATGAAATGATTGTTTTCACGATTGTTCAAGTATTGATGGTTGCGATCATCGCGTTAGCTTTCTCGTTGACAGTTGCTGTGTACTTTGTCATTGCAGCGATTATGGGAATGCTCCTTTTAGAGACTGTCAACTACATTGAGCACTATGGTCTGAAACGAGATCAACGTGAAAACGGACGATTCGAGCGCGTGATGCCTTGGCATAGCTGGAACTCCAACCACGTTTATGGTCGTATCCTGCTTTTTGAATTGACCAGACATTCAGATCATCACTACAAAGCCAGCAAACCTTATCAGCTTCTCGACCATATGGAAGAAGCTCCGCAATTGCCAACAGGCTATCCTGGAATGATGTTATTGTCACTACTACCGCCGGTTTTCTTCGCTATTATGAATCCGAAGGTGGAAAAGCTTTCACTAAAGAATCGCTGA
- the fbaA gene encoding class II fructose-bisphosphate aldolase, whose protein sequence is MKFRPGVLWGDEAQELLNYANEKDFALPAVNAIGTNSVNAILETARDVNSPVIVQFSNGGASFFAGKGLSNDGQQAAILGGISGALHVHNVAEAYGVPVILHTDHCAKKLLPWIDGLLDYGEKYFEQNGRPLYTSHMLDLSEEPIEENIDVSKKYFERMNKMGMMIEIELGVTGGEEDGVDNTDIDSSRLYTQPDEVAYAYERLMQVSDRFTVAAAFGNVHGVYKPGNVELKPVILDNSQKHIQEKFNTGHNPVNFVFHGGSGSSFEEIREAIGYGAIKMNIDTDMQWAYLSGVRDYISANHDYLQTQIGNPEGADVPNKKKYDPRVWLREGEKTFVKRLNKAFEDLNCINRNA, encoded by the coding sequence ATGAAATTCCGTCCAGGCGTGCTTTGGGGAGACGAAGCACAAGAACTACTGAACTACGCAAATGAGAAAGACTTCGCACTACCAGCGGTAAATGCGATTGGAACGAATTCAGTAAACGCGATCCTTGAAACGGCGCGTGATGTTAACTCACCAGTGATCGTTCAATTCTCGAACGGAGGAGCATCTTTCTTTGCGGGAAAAGGACTTTCGAATGACGGTCAACAGGCTGCTATTCTCGGAGGTATTTCAGGAGCACTTCATGTGCACAATGTAGCAGAAGCTTATGGTGTACCTGTCATCCTTCACACAGACCACTGCGCGAAGAAACTGCTTCCTTGGATTGACGGATTGCTCGATTACGGAGAGAAGTACTTCGAACAAAATGGTCGACCGCTTTACACAAGCCACATGCTTGATTTGAGCGAAGAGCCAATCGAAGAGAACATTGATGTAAGCAAGAAGTATTTCGAACGCATGAACAAGATGGGCATGATGATCGAAATCGAACTTGGTGTGACTGGTGGAGAAGAAGACGGTGTTGATAACACTGATATCGACAGTAGCCGCCTTTACACGCAGCCTGATGAAGTAGCTTATGCTTACGAACGCTTGATGCAAGTGAGTGATCGTTTCACAGTTGCAGCAGCATTCGGAAACGTTCACGGGGTATACAAGCCAGGTAACGTAGAGCTGAAACCAGTGATTCTAGACAACTCACAGAAACACATCCAGGAGAAGTTCAATACTGGGCACAATCCAGTGAACTTTGTCTTCCATGGAGGATCTGGTTCTTCATTTGAAGAAATCCGTGAGGCCATCGGTTATGGTGCGATCAAAATGAACATCGATACTGATATGCAATGGGCATACTTGAGCGGTGTACGTGATTACATCTCTGCAAATCACGACTACCTTCAAACGCAAATCGGAAACCCTGAAGGAGCTGATGTTCCGAACAAAAAGAAGTACGATCCACGTGTTTGGCTTCGTGAAGGAGAGAAGACTTTCGTTAAACGCTTGAACAAAGCCTTCGAAGATCTTAACTGCATCAACCGCAACGCATAA
- the pgi gene encoding glucose-6-phosphate isomerase: protein MSDFPTIAFSDTAAHAALKGLAASKQWDMRQRFTAESDRFEKFSISSSELLFDYSKNLVDDEVMTQLIASAEQCKLSSAIEAMFTGQHINQTEDRAVMHTALRAKSPSFVDGRDVTPDVQAVLTSMKSYTERVLSGEHLGATGKKLTTVVNIGIGGSDLGPVMVTEALKSFQVGLKPYFVSNVDGADLTYVLADVDPETTLFIVVSKTFTTQETLTNAHAARTWLVEKLGEEAVASHFAAVSTNLDGVKDFGILEANTFGFWSWVGGRYSLWGAVGLSIALSCGWNNFQALLDGANAADEHFRRTSFEKNVPVIMALLGIWYRNYLNFGSYAIIPYSQDLHRFPAYLQQADMESNGKYVDRNGQAVDFETGPVIWGEPGTNGQHAFFQLLHQGTEKIPVDFIAFAKATSPYQDHHDKLLANCLAQSEAMMNGKTEDEVVKEMQAAGVSEASIDQLKAYRTFEGNRPSTTILYKELTPFNIGHMIALYEHKIFVQGVMWNVFSFDQWGVELGKALAKRILPVVKKEKSGDFDASTSALIEKIHQFIDE, encoded by the coding sequence ATGTCTGATTTTCCTACCATCGCTTTTTCTGATACAGCAGCGCATGCAGCGTTGAAAGGTCTGGCTGCTTCAAAGCAGTGGGACATGCGTCAACGGTTCACCGCTGAATCAGATCGTTTTGAGAAGTTTAGCATCAGTTCGTCAGAGCTTTTGTTCGACTATTCAAAGAACTTAGTTGATGATGAGGTGATGACTCAATTGATCGCTAGCGCGGAACAGTGCAAGCTGTCATCAGCCATCGAAGCGATGTTTACCGGACAACATATCAATCAGACAGAAGATCGTGCCGTGATGCATACTGCATTGCGTGCGAAGTCGCCAAGTTTTGTTGACGGGAGAGACGTGACACCGGATGTACAAGCGGTGTTGACGAGTATGAAATCATACACCGAGCGTGTGCTATCGGGAGAACATCTAGGTGCTACAGGAAAGAAGCTAACGACAGTAGTAAACATTGGCATTGGGGGCTCTGACCTTGGTCCAGTAATGGTTACCGAAGCACTCAAGTCGTTCCAAGTTGGGTTGAAGCCATATTTCGTTTCGAACGTAGATGGAGCTGATCTAACATATGTCTTAGCAGATGTAGATCCAGAAACAACCCTCTTCATTGTCGTTTCGAAGACCTTCACTACGCAAGAGACACTTACGAATGCGCATGCAGCGCGCACATGGCTTGTAGAAAAGCTTGGTGAAGAGGCGGTTGCTTCACATTTTGCGGCGGTCTCGACAAATCTTGACGGCGTCAAAGACTTTGGAATTCTAGAGGCGAACACCTTTGGATTTTGGAGTTGGGTAGGAGGAAGATACTCTTTGTGGGGAGCCGTTGGCTTGAGCATTGCCTTGAGCTGTGGCTGGAATAATTTCCAAGCCCTGCTTGATGGAGCCAATGCAGCTGATGAACATTTCCGTCGTACTTCTTTCGAAAAGAACGTACCGGTAATTATGGCCTTACTCGGCATTTGGTACCGAAACTACCTCAACTTTGGCTCATACGCTATTATCCCCTATAGCCAAGATCTACATCGTTTCCCTGCTTACCTCCAGCAGGCCGACATGGAAAGCAATGGCAAGTACGTAGACAGAAACGGACAAGCTGTTGATTTTGAAACGGGTCCTGTCATTTGGGGTGAACCGGGAACGAACGGACAGCATGCGTTCTTCCAACTATTACACCAAGGAACCGAAAAGATTCCAGTTGATTTCATTGCCTTCGCGAAGGCTACTTCACCATATCAAGATCATCATGACAAGTTGCTAGCTAATTGTCTTGCACAGTCTGAGGCGATGATGAATGGTAAGACAGAAGACGAAGTCGTAAAAGAAATGCAAGCTGCGGGGGTGTCTGAGGCGAGCATTGATCAGCTGAAAGCGTACAGGACTTTTGAAGGCAATCGTCCGTCTACTACTATTCTGTACAAGGAGCTAACTCCATTCAACATTGGTCACATGATTGCCCTTTACGAGCACAAGATTTTCGTGCAAGGAGTAATGTGGAATGTCTTCTCTTTTGATCAGTGGGGGGTGGAGCTTGGAAAGGCATTGGCAAAGCGAATTCTTCCGGTGGTTAAGAAAGAGAAGTCAGGAGACTTCGATGCCTCTACTTCAGCCTTGATTGAGAAAATTCATCAGTTCATCGATGAATAA
- a CDS encoding MFS transporter, giving the protein MKKRLSFWEIWNMSFGFLGIQFGFALQGGNMSRIFQTLGAGKDDIPLLWIAAPLTGLIVQPIIGYLSDRTWSPRWGRRRPYFLLGAILSSLALFFVPYSSALWMAAGFLWVLDASINISMEPFRALVADKLDDEQRSYGFIIQTLIIGVGTWIASNLPWLVTKLGVSNTSEPGVIPDSVYVSFSIGAFVFLASILYTVFTTSEDPPEDMEAFEKEKAENAGFIAGISEIFSNIAKMPKVMVQLGVVQFFSWFAFFTMWSFSTPALTEAVYNAPKPAVDAANYEAMDIAYNEAANAVSSAFGVYGLSSMAFALLLSFLAARMRINRKLTHLVSLVLGGIGFLLMGVWNESTSDGLILSFTLIGFAWGSILSMPYAMLSSSIPAEKMGVYMGIFNMFIVIPQIVAALGGINVVYKALLGDNIINTMMLAGISLILAGLSNLLIRDKRAIA; this is encoded by the coding sequence ATGAAGAAAAGACTGTCATTTTGGGAGATCTGGAACATGAGTTTCGGATTCCTTGGTATCCAATTCGGTTTCGCTTTGCAAGGCGGAAACATGTCAAGAATCTTTCAAACCCTTGGCGCAGGAAAAGATGATATTCCACTATTATGGATCGCGGCTCCACTAACTGGTTTGATTGTACAACCCATTATTGGTTACCTCAGTGACAGAACTTGGAGCCCAAGATGGGGGAGAAGACGACCTTATTTTCTTTTAGGTGCTATTCTCAGCTCGTTGGCGCTCTTCTTTGTGCCGTACAGCTCGGCGTTGTGGATGGCAGCAGGTTTCCTTTGGGTGCTTGATGCCTCGATTAATATTAGCATGGAACCATTCCGTGCCCTCGTTGCAGACAAACTAGACGATGAGCAACGCTCATATGGATTCATCATCCAAACCTTGATCATTGGAGTAGGTACTTGGATAGCGTCGAATCTTCCATGGCTTGTTACCAAGCTAGGAGTTTCAAATACGAGTGAGCCTGGGGTGATTCCAGATTCAGTTTATGTATCGTTCTCGATAGGTGCTTTCGTATTTCTTGCGAGTATTCTATATACCGTATTTACTACTTCAGAGGACCCTCCAGAGGATATGGAGGCGTTCGAAAAGGAAAAGGCGGAGAACGCCGGATTTATAGCGGGAATCTCTGAGATTTTCTCCAACATTGCCAAAATGCCGAAAGTCATGGTGCAACTTGGCGTTGTTCAATTCTTCAGCTGGTTTGCCTTCTTCACGATGTGGTCTTTTTCTACTCCGGCGTTGACTGAGGCCGTGTATAACGCACCGAAGCCCGCAGTTGATGCTGCGAATTACGAAGCAATGGACATTGCTTATAATGAAGCTGCCAATGCCGTGAGTAGTGCATTTGGTGTGTATGGATTGAGTTCCATGGCTTTTGCGCTGCTGTTGTCTTTCCTAGCAGCACGTATGCGTATCAATAGAAAGCTCACCCACCTCGTGAGTCTTGTTCTCGGGGGTATCGGATTCCTATTAATGGGAGTATGGAATGAATCGACAAGCGATGGACTGATCCTGTCGTTCACTCTTATCGGGTTTGCTTGGGGAAGTATACTTTCGATGCCGTACGCCATGCTCTCGAGTTCTATTCCGGCGGAGAAAATGGGCGTCTACATGGGGATCTTCAACATGTTTATCGTGATTCCTCAGATCGTGGCGGCGTTAGGAGGTATCAACGTGGTCTACAAGGCGCTACTTGGTGATAACATTATCAATACCATGATGCTGGCTGGAATCAGCTTGATTCTTGCCGGATTATCAAATCTGCTTATTCGAGATAAACGGGCCATCGCCTAG